The DNA segment TGGCCTTGCGGCACGGGACCAATGAGGTCCTGCTTGCGCGCCAGGACAAGGTCTGGCGCGTCGCGCAACGTCACGATTATCCCGCCAGTTTCAGCGAGATCAGTTCCCTGCTGATCAAGTTGAAGGATTTGAAAGCCGTGCAGGTGGAGCAAGTGGGCGCGTCGCAATTGTCACGCCTGGAACTTGCGCCAAGCGGAACAAACGAACCGACCGTGGTGGATTTTCGTGATGCCAACGGTAAATCCCTGGAATCGCTCACCTTGGGCAAAACGCTGATGGACCAAAGCAGCGACAACTCGATGATGAACGATTTCGGCGGGGGCGGCTTCCCCAAAGGACGTTACGCGCAGACGGGCGCCGCCAAGGATAGCGTGGCGGTAATTTCCGATCCGCTGTCCGATGTGACCGCCGACGCCGGGCATTGGCTGGACAAAACTTTCTTCCGGGTGGAAAAGCCGAAGCAGATTTCCGTCACCTTTCCGGAAGCGACGAACTCCTGGACGCTGACGCGCGAAAGTGAAACCAGCGAATGGAAACTGGCGGACCTCAAGGAAGGCGAGAAGCTGGATACCAGCAAATCGTCCAGCGTAACTTATCCGTTCTCGTCGCCGTCCTTCACCGACGTCGTCTTGAACCTCACGCCGGAACAATCCGGGTTGGATCAACCCACCGTTATCCGCATCGCTACTTTCGATGGTTTCGACTACACGGTGAACGTCGGCACAAAAACCAATGACCATTTTCTGCTGACCGTGGCCGTCACTGGCGATTTCCCGAAGGAACGCACCGCTGGCGCCGACGAAAAGCCGGAAGACAAGGCAAAGGCCGACAAGGAATTTTCCGAGCAACTGGAAAAGCGCCGCGAAAAACTGACCAAGGAAAAAACTTTCGCGCCCTGGACTTATCAGGTCACCACCTGGACGGTTGAATCTTTGCTGAAAAAGCGGAGTGAGTTGTTGGAACACAAATCGGACGATCACGAAAGCAACGACGTCGCCGCGCCCGGCGCTTAAAGCGCTCCACCGGACGAGCCAAAGTCGCCCGGTCTCCGCACCATCAAAGTTCCAAACCCGACCGGTCCCGAATCGGTTGGGAATTATTTTACGTGCAATCAGTTTGCGGCTTGTCTAGGTTCACGGCCAAAAATTGCATTATCTCGTGAAAAAACTGGCTGTTTCCCGCTGTCTGACCTTGGTTGCGATGTGGCTAAGCTGCGTCGCCCTTTCAACCCTCGCCCAGGAACCCAAATACTCCGGGCTTTCCCCCGAAGAAGCGGTCAAGGCAATGATTCTGCCCCCGGGTTTTCAGGCAACGCTCTTTGCGGGTGAGCCGGACGTGGTGCAACCCATCGCGTTTGCGATTGATGATCGCGGCCGACTTTGGGTCGCGGAAGCGTACACGTATCCCAATCGCGCCCCGGAAGGAAAAGGCCGCGATCGCATCCTGGTATTTGAGGATCAGGACGGCGACGGAAAATTTGATCAACGCATCGTGTTCAAAGAGGGATTGAATCTGGTGAGCGGTTTGGAAGTGGGCTTCGGCGGCGTTTGGGTGGGCGCGGCGCCGTACCTGATGTTCATCCCGGTGAGTGATTGGGATCATCCGCAACCGGCGGGCGAACCCCAAATTTTGCTGGATGGATGGGCGTACCAGGACACGCACGAAACCTTGAACACGTTCGCCTGGGGACCGGACGGTTGGTTGTATGGTTGCCACGGAGTCTTCACCCATTCCAACGTGGGCAAACCCGGCGCGCCCGATAGCGAGCGCACCCGCATCAACGCCGCCATCTGGCGTTATCATCCCACCAAACACGTCTTCGAGATTTTCGGCGAGGGCACGAGCAATCCGTGGGGATTCGATTTCGACGCGAACGGACAGATCATCTCGGAAGCCTGCGTCATTCCCCATCTGTTCCACATCATTCAGGGCGCGCGCTATCAACGACAAGCCGGCACGCATTTCAATCCTTACATCTTCGACGACATCAAAACCATTGCCGACCACCTGCACTACGCCGGCAACCAATGGAATCGGCCGGATATTTCCCGCAGTGCGGAATTGGGCGGCGGTCACGCTCATGCCGGTTTGTTGATCTACAAGGGCGACAACTGGCCCGCCGAGTACCACGGCAAAGCGTACATGAACAATATCCACGGCGCGTGCATCAACACGGACGTACTCGAACGTCAAGGCTCGGGCTTCATCGGTCATCACGCCCCCAACTTGATCAATTTCAATGATGTCTGGTCGCAAATTGTGAATCTGCAGGAGGGCCCGGACGGCGGCGTTTACCTCATTGATTGGTATGACAAAAACCAATGCCACTCCGGCGATGACAATCAGCATGACCGCAGCAACGGACGCATCTTCAAAGTCACCTACGGCAAATTGCAGTCCAAGCCGGTGGACCTGCAAAAACTTGCCAATGCCGAATTGGTGAAGCTCGCCACCACCAAGGATAATTGGTCGGGGCGTCATGCGCGCCGCATTTTACAGGAACGCAGCGCCACCGATTCGACCATCGGACGATTGCTCGATCAGGTCCCGCACGACGGCGGCACCACCGAAGCTTTATATTGGCTCTGGACCAAACATGTCACCGACCATTCCGCGCATCCCACTTACGCGCTGCACCGCGCCAACGAATACATCCGCGCGTGGCAGATTCAATTGCTTTGCGAAGACCACGAGGTTTCGCGCGCCGAACTGAAGGCGTTCGAGCAAATGGCAAAAAATGATCCCTCGCCGGTCGTCCGACTCTACCTCGCTTCTGCGATGCAACGACTGCCGCTGGAAGACCGCTGGGACGTCGTGGCTGCACTCGCGCAACACGCCGAGGACGCGAACGATCACAACCTGCCGCTCATGGTTTGGTACGCCGCCGAGCCGCTGGCCACCGTGGATGCCGGACGCGCGTTGCAGTTGGCGGAGCAAGCCAAATTACCCAATCTGCTCAGCTTCATGATTCGGCGCACCGCCGCCTTGAACACGCCGGAAGCTTTCGCGGCCATCAGCCAAAGCCTGTTACGACTGAAGGATGATTCGCAGCGACTGATAGCCCTGAACGGCCTCAGCACGGCGCTCAAAGGACAGCGGCAGGCCACCATGCCGAGCGGATGGGGCGAGGTCGAAAAAGCTTATGCCGCCAGTGCCAATCTGGAAATCCGCGTCCGCCTGCAATCGCTCTCGCTCACCTTTGGCAATACTCAGGCGCTGCCTTCCTTGCGTCAGACCTTGGCGGATCAAAACGCCGTCGTCGTCGCCCGCAACACGGCGTTCGAGGCGCTGCTGGCGGTCAAAGATTTCGAACTGCCTCCCCTGCTCCAACAACTCCTGAACGATCCTCAATTCCGGGATCCGGCCATCCGCGCTCTGGCCAGTTACGATGATCCGAACACTCCCGCGGCGATTTTATCGCTTTACGCCACGTTGCCCGCAAATGCCAAACGCGACGCGCGCAACACGCTCGCGAGCCGTCCCGCTTATGCCAAGGCTCTGCTCGATGCGGTCGCAGCGCATCAAGTCCCCGCCGCCGATCTGACCGCCGATCTGATTCAACAATTACAGAATCTCAAAAACGCCGAAGTGAACGCGTTGTTGCAGCAGGCTTGGGGAAAAACGCGCGAAAGCAGCGCCGATAAAAAAGCGGAAATCGCGAAGTACCGCGCCATCTTCCACGGTGGCGGCTCCCAGCCGGGCAACGAAATGCGCGGCCACGCGGTCTTCATCAAAGCGTGCAGCCAGTGTCACACCCTCTTCGGCATCGGCGGCAAGGTCGGCCCCGATCTTACTGGATCGAATCGCGGCAACCTGGATTACATTCTCGAAAACATGGTGGACCCCAACGCGGTGATCCCGAACGATTATCTAAGTTGGAACATCGAAACGAAGGACGACCGCTCCATCACCGGCATCGTCAAGGAACAAAACGATCAGGCGGTGACCATTCTCACGGCCAACGACAGCATCACCCTGCCCCGCAACGAAATCGCCTCCATGAAGCAAGGCACGCTGTCCATGATGCCCGAGGGCTTGCTCGAACCGCTGACCGACCAGGAAATTCGTGATCTCATCATCTACCTGCGTCAGCCCGCGCCAGTGCCGCTCATCCCGACCCCGGACATCGCCTCGCTGTTTTTCAACGGCAAAGATTTGAGTTATTGGAGCGGCAACCCGGAAATTTGGCGCGTCGAGAATGGTGAATTGGTTGGCGCCACCACCACGGGTCTGAAAGAAAATGACTTCCTCAAAAGCGACTTCATGCTCGACGACTTCCGGCTGACTTTCCAAGTCAAACTGACGCCGAACACCGCCAACAGCGGCGTGCAGTTCCGGAGCATTCCCTTCGCCGGACATGAAATGAAAGGTCCGCAGGCCGACATCGGCGCCGGGTGGTGGGGCAAGTTGTATGAGGAGAATGGACGCGAGTTGTTGTGGAACAAACCCGGTGATTCATTCGTCAAACCCAACGCTTGGAACACCTACGAAATTCTTGCCGTCGGCGGCAAAATCCGCACCGCCATCAACGGCCATTTGTGCGTGGACCTGGATGATCCTGAAATCGTGCGGCACGGCATCTCGGCGTTGCAGGTTCACTCCGGCGGCCCGACCGAGGTGCGCTTCAAGGATTTTCAACTGGAACTCAATCCGTCGTTCGCGCTGAAAACCGTAAAATCCTCGCCTTGAGCCGGTCCGGGGAACGCGCCCGTTTCGAGCGCAATAATTCCGGCGCGAGCTTGTCATTGGCAACGGCCTCCACTACGTTGCGCGCCTTATGGAACAGGTCATTATCATTGGCTCGGGTTGCGCAGGTTGGACGGCGGCGCTTTACACCGCGCGAGCCAACCTCCAGCCGTTGTTGGTAACGGGGGAACAACCCGGCGGTTTGCTCACCACCACGAGCATTGTGGAAAATTTCCCCGGCTGGCCCGAGGGCATTGACGGTTACGAACTGATGACCAAGATGCAGGCGCAGGCGGAACGCTTCGGCACGCGCGTGCGCATGGCGAGTCTCGTGCAAAAAGTGGATTTCTCCCGACGCCCCTTCACCGTCGTGATTGACGGCGAACCCGTGTCCGCCCGCACCGTCATCATCGCCACCGGAGCGAGTCCGCGCCATCTCGGACTCGAAAGTGAAAAGCTTCTGGATAAAAAGGGCGTGACTTATTGCGCCACTTGCGACGGCGCTCTGCCCATGTTCCGCAACCAACCGCTGGTCGTCGTGGGCGGCGGCGATTCCGCCTGCGAAGAAGCCATGTACCTCACGCGCTTCGCATCCGTCGTGTACCTGATCCATCGCCGCGACACCTTGCGCGCCTCGAAAATCATGGCCGACCGCGTTTTGAGTCATCCAAAAATCAAGCCCGTCTGGGACTCGACACTCACCGAAATCCTCGATGTAAAGCAGGACAAGGTCACGGGCGTCCGCGTGAAGAATCTAAAAACCAATGCTGAAACCGCCCTCGATTGCGCGGGCGTTTTCGTCGCCATCGGCCATGTGCCGAATACGCAAATCTTCAAGCCGTTCATCGAGACGGATGAGAACGGCTACATCCTGCGCACCGGTGCGGCGACCAACGTGCCCGGCGTGTTCGTGGCCGGCGATTGTTCCGACCACGTCTATCGGCAGGCCATCACCGCGGCGGGCATGGGCTGCGCGGCGGCGATTGAAGCCGAGCGTTTCCTCGCGGCGGAACAGGCATGAGCTAAAACCGTTTATTGCCGGATAACCGCAGCGGTGCA comes from the Verrucomicrobiia bacterium genome and includes:
- a CDS encoding DUF1080 domain-containing protein, coding for MKKLAVSRCLTLVAMWLSCVALSTLAQEPKYSGLSPEEAVKAMILPPGFQATLFAGEPDVVQPIAFAIDDRGRLWVAEAYTYPNRAPEGKGRDRILVFEDQDGDGKFDQRIVFKEGLNLVSGLEVGFGGVWVGAAPYLMFIPVSDWDHPQPAGEPQILLDGWAYQDTHETLNTFAWGPDGWLYGCHGVFTHSNVGKPGAPDSERTRINAAIWRYHPTKHVFEIFGEGTSNPWGFDFDANGQIISEACVIPHLFHIIQGARYQRQAGTHFNPYIFDDIKTIADHLHYAGNQWNRPDISRSAELGGGHAHAGLLIYKGDNWPAEYHGKAYMNNIHGACINTDVLERQGSGFIGHHAPNLINFNDVWSQIVNLQEGPDGGVYLIDWYDKNQCHSGDDNQHDRSNGRIFKVTYGKLQSKPVDLQKLANAELVKLATTKDNWSGRHARRILQERSATDSTIGRLLDQVPHDGGTTEALYWLWTKHVTDHSAHPTYALHRANEYIRAWQIQLLCEDHEVSRAELKAFEQMAKNDPSPVVRLYLASAMQRLPLEDRWDVVAALAQHAEDANDHNLPLMVWYAAEPLATVDAGRALQLAEQAKLPNLLSFMIRRTAALNTPEAFAAISQSLLRLKDDSQRLIALNGLSTALKGQRQATMPSGWGEVEKAYAASANLEIRVRLQSLSLTFGNTQALPSLRQTLADQNAVVVARNTAFEALLAVKDFELPPLLQQLLNDPQFRDPAIRALASYDDPNTPAAILSLYATLPANAKRDARNTLASRPAYAKALLDAVAAHQVPAADLTADLIQQLQNLKNAEVNALLQQAWGKTRESSADKKAEIAKYRAIFHGGGSQPGNEMRGHAVFIKACSQCHTLFGIGGKVGPDLTGSNRGNLDYILENMVDPNAVIPNDYLSWNIETKDDRSITGIVKEQNDQAVTILTANDSITLPRNEIASMKQGTLSMMPEGLLEPLTDQEIRDLIIYLRQPAPVPLIPTPDIASLFFNGKDLSYWSGNPEIWRVENGELVGATTTGLKENDFLKSDFMLDDFRLTFQVKLTPNTANSGVQFRSIPFAGHEMKGPQADIGAGWWGKLYEENGRELLWNKPGDSFVKPNAWNTYEILAVGGKIRTAINGHLCVDLDDPEIVRHGISALQVHSGGPTEVRFKDFQLELNPSFALKTVKSSP
- a CDS encoding DUF4340 domain-containing protein, yielding MNKKQFLILLVVVAVLAIWGWNRWKNQNAAWNGGGPAAGQKLLKDFDVNAVAQLALRHGTNEVLLARQDKVWRVAQRHDYPASFSEISSLLIKLKDLKAVQVEQVGASQLSRLELAPSGTNEPTVVDFRDANGKSLESLTLGKTLMDQSSDNSMMNDFGGGGFPKGRYAQTGAAKDSVAVISDPLSDVTADAGHWLDKTFFRVEKPKQISVTFPEATNSWTLTRESETSEWKLADLKEGEKLDTSKSSSVTYPFSSPSFTDVVLNLTPEQSGLDQPTVIRIATFDGFDYTVNVGTKTNDHFLLTVAVTGDFPKERTAGADEKPEDKAKADKEFSEQLEKRREKLTKEKTFAPWTYQVTTWTVESLLKKRSELLEHKSDDHESNDVAAPGA
- the trxB gene encoding thioredoxin-disulfide reductase: MEQVIIIGSGCAGWTAALYTARANLQPLLVTGEQPGGLLTTTSIVENFPGWPEGIDGYELMTKMQAQAERFGTRVRMASLVQKVDFSRRPFTVVIDGEPVSARTVIIATGASPRHLGLESEKLLDKKGVTYCATCDGALPMFRNQPLVVVGGGDSACEEAMYLTRFASVVYLIHRRDTLRASKIMADRVLSHPKIKPVWDSTLTEILDVKQDKVTGVRVKNLKTNAETALDCAGVFVAIGHVPNTQIFKPFIETDENGYILRTGAATNVPGVFVAGDCSDHVYRQAITAAGMGCAAAIEAERFLAAEQA